The Brachybacterium huguangmaarense genome contains a region encoding:
- a CDS encoding LOG family protein, with amino-acid sequence MSTAHDAERPVPAPRLRPAEGPGLHAVDEEERDYRRGPVRLRGSQRPTRTTDQRLLESDGPADWLHADPWRVLRIQAEFVEGFGALAELGPAISIFGSARTAREDPNYARAEEIGGRLAELGFAVITGGGPGIMEAGNKGAKEAGGVSVGLGIELPFEQGMNEWVDLGVDFRYFFARKTVFVKYSSGFVVMPGGFGTFDEMFEALCLIQTHKITKFPLILVDSGYWRGLLDWIRTTVADYGTISPGDLDLIQVVDTADEVIDVIRAARA; translated from the coding sequence CGAGCGCCCCGTGCCCGCCCCTCGCCTCCGCCCCGCGGAGGGCCCCGGGCTGCACGCCGTCGACGAGGAGGAGCGCGACTACCGCCGAGGGCCCGTGCGTCTGCGCGGCTCCCAGCGCCCGACCCGCACGACGGACCAGCGCCTGCTCGAGAGCGACGGACCGGCCGACTGGCTGCACGCCGATCCGTGGCGCGTGCTGCGCATCCAGGCGGAGTTCGTCGAGGGGTTCGGGGCGCTCGCCGAGCTCGGCCCCGCGATCTCGATCTTCGGTTCCGCCCGCACCGCGCGCGAGGACCCCAACTACGCCCGCGCCGAGGAGATCGGCGGGCGCCTCGCCGAGCTCGGCTTCGCCGTCATCACCGGCGGCGGGCCCGGCATCATGGAGGCCGGCAACAAGGGCGCCAAGGAGGCCGGCGGCGTCTCGGTCGGCCTCGGGATCGAGCTGCCCTTCGAGCAGGGCATGAACGAATGGGTCGACCTCGGTGTCGACTTCCGCTACTTCTTCGCCCGCAAGACCGTGTTCGTGAAGTACTCGAGCGGCTTCGTCGTGATGCCCGGCGGCTTCGGCACCTTCGACGAGATGTTCGAGGCGCTGTGCCTGATCCAGACCCACAAGATCACGAAGTTCCCGCTGATCCTCGTGGACTCGGGCTACTGGCGCGGCCTGCTCGACTGGATCCGCACGACGGTCGCCGACTACGGCACGATCTCCCCGGGCGACCTCGACCTGATCCAGGTGGTCGACACGGCCGACGAGGTCATCGACGTGATCCGGGCCGCGCGCGCATGA